CAAATCTGAATTAGGTACTAAGTTAGCGATGTTTCTGTGAACAAAAACTTCACCTGGCTGCGCGCCCATCATATCCTCAGCGGTTACTCGGCTATCTGAGCAACCTATATAAAGTATTTCTGGTTCTTGTCCTTTAGACAAGTTTTCGAAATAAGTATTATCGGTTTTAAGCTTCTCAGAAATCCACTTCTGATTATTAGTAAATATCTGTTTGAGGTTCACCTTATGATTTTTATAGTGAATAATTATTCAATTATATTTAACTATTCAAGTTAGTTTATGTTCATAGAAAATATAGATGAATATTATTACTGATGTGGATAGATTTAAGATAGAAAAAATCAATCTTTCTTTTCCACAACTGTACCATCTACATATTTGGCAAACCTGCCTTTAGACCTATCGTGCACATGGTCTGCTGTTGGCCAAGGCCAGCCTCCAAAATGGTTTTGCTGATACTCACTGTATGCTTCTTGTATTTCTCTTTGAGAGTTCATAACAAATGGACCATACTGCGCTATTGGTTCATTAATAGGTTTTCCTTGTAATAAAAGAATGTAAGCCTCTTCTCCTGTGTTTTCGATAAGTGTTTCTTCGGCTGCATGTAGATGTACTGCTTTATAATTGTCTACCGCTTGCTCAGCTACTTTTATTGAACTGCCTTTATAAAAATAGATGCTTCGGTTTGCTGCCTCAGATGCTTGAGGAAGTATCCATTTTGCTCCGGCTTCCATTTTAATAGTCCAAATAGCCACCTCGTTTTCTGGGTTAGCAGCCCAAGAGTCTGGCGCAGGAGTAGGAGCTTTAATTCCTTCAATTTCTCCAGCTATAATGTTTACTTCTGTTGTTTTCCCATTCGCATCACTAAAAGAATAAATCGGAATGGTATCGTTCCAAAGCATAGAGAAATAAGGAGCTGCCATTTTCTTTGCTTTGGGCAGATTAAGCCATATTTGAAAAATCTCAAATGGATTCTCTTTCTCTTCATTTAATAGTGGAAACATTTCGCAGTGTTGTACGCCTTTACCTGCTGTCATCCATTGTACATCTCCTTCTCCAAACCTGCCTGCTGCACCTAACGAATCTGAATGATCTACAAAACCTTTACGTGCAATAGTTACTGTTTCAAAACCTCTGTGCGGGTGTGCCGGAAAACCCGGAACAGTTTTGCCATGGTACATTCTAAAACCATCTTTTACAGTAAAATCATTTCCCAACCTTCTGCCAGCTAATGAGGTTGCCGGGCCCATTTTTTCATTTCCTACCGGATAAAAATCTTCGTGATGTACGCAAAACAAGAAAGGGTCACTGGTTTCCCAAGGAAAGCCTAGTGGTGCAATTTTTTTTATTGGGTT
The window above is part of the Chondrinema litorale genome. Proteins encoded here:
- a CDS encoding pirin family protein, with the protein product MAINPIKKIAPLGFPWETSDPFLFCVHHEDFYPVGNEKMGPATSLAGRRLGNDFTVKDGFRMYHGKTVPGFPAHPHRGFETVTIARKGFVDHSDSLGAAGRFGEGDVQWMTAGKGVQHCEMFPLLNEEKENPFEIFQIWLNLPKAKKMAAPYFSMLWNDTIPIYSFSDANGKTTEVNIIAGEIEGIKAPTPAPDSWAANPENEVAIWTIKMEAGAKWILPQASEAANRSIYFYKGSSIKVAEQAVDNYKAVHLHAAEETLIENTGEEAYILLLQGKPINEPIAQYGPFVMNSQREIQEAYSEYQQNHFGGWPWPTADHVHDRSKGRFAKYVDGTVVEKKD